A window of Rhabdothermincola salaria contains these coding sequences:
- a CDS encoding DUF6351 family protein: MPIAHRRLTTPPARPLRALRGLVVVVALALVAAACTGGGDEADRPGPVAPSVDPDAPLRILSLSTPAAYVTNGNVLVGIDSPTGLSLDDVSVDVDGRDVTSAFTFSDDPHAAPDAPPRLVGVVQGLPLGESTITAALDDEAAELTVDVHPVDGPLISGPQLSPFVCTTEAAGLGPPEDDCWARSQVRWMYRTTSGTLRDLADPAVVPDDVAVLDGDRPFIVRLETAVLNRSITTFAMLDPHPGAPAGTTPGPTPVRAWDDSAWNGRLVYRFGGGCGATFGQGEESGAALATDLLADGYAVAASSLTTFATACNDVVAAETVMVAKEHFSEAYGLPRYTIGEGGSGGAIQQLLIAQNYPGLLDAVAPSIPFPDAMSIAGGVADCGLLGRWYGDAGTGLGGLGALLELALGGGTSADPSDAAGEGAGEGADLTDEQRLAISGFASPTTCAFWRATYLQNIDPSVGCAEALFDAGQEYDPDRNPRGVRCTLQDSNVNLLGTDRETGYALSPLDNTGVQYGLDALNEGVLSVDEFLDLNEGIGGYDVDGNWQPTRTRASDEVLERVYRDGRLTAGSATATGGALTHDGAGGLVDVPVLLIGVYNDPVGDIHDRQRLYAIRDRLALRDGTANPNLVMWSRPGITDLASLLGAALGHDNTTLEAVRLLDEWLTDADALAADSYGGVEAVPRAGDPWSGAWSLVPAAPDTDPPPTADSAEADDSGDADDARARPSAVASPDEMRAISVRAALLAEARPGDGADRCRLPDGAVLTGPEAYELDGPCNEAFPLHADPRQQAGAPLVGTTIACTLVPADAASDVYAVDFTPAQAERLAAIFPDGVCDWTVPGRGQQPLAGPWLTYE; the protein is encoded by the coding sequence ATGCCGATCGCTCACCGCCGCCTCACCACGCCGCCCGCTCGTCCCCTTCGAGCGCTCAGGGGGCTGGTGGTGGTCGTGGCGCTGGCGCTGGTGGCCGCCGCCTGCACCGGTGGCGGCGACGAGGCCGACCGTCCGGGCCCGGTCGCCCCCTCCGTCGACCCCGACGCCCCCCTGCGCATCCTGTCGCTGTCCACCCCGGCCGCCTACGTCACCAACGGCAACGTGCTCGTCGGCATCGACTCCCCCACCGGCCTGTCGCTCGACGACGTCTCCGTCGACGTCGACGGCCGCGACGTCACCTCGGCCTTCACCTTCTCCGACGACCCCCACGCCGCCCCCGACGCCCCACCCCGCCTCGTCGGTGTGGTGCAGGGCCTCCCCCTCGGCGAGAGCACCATCACCGCGGCGCTCGACGACGAGGCAGCCGAGCTCACCGTCGACGTGCACCCCGTCGACGGCCCCCTCATCTCCGGGCCCCAGCTGAGCCCCTTCGTGTGCACCACCGAAGCCGCCGGCCTGGGGCCGCCCGAGGACGACTGCTGGGCCCGCAGCCAGGTCCGATGGATGTATCGCACCACCAGCGGCACGCTGCGCGACCTCGCCGACCCCGCGGTGGTGCCCGACGACGTCGCCGTGCTCGACGGCGACCGTCCCTTCATCGTTCGCCTCGAGACGGCGGTGCTCAACCGCTCGATCACCACCTTCGCCATGCTCGACCCCCACCCCGGGGCCCCCGCCGGCACCACGCCCGGGCCCACCCCGGTGCGGGCGTGGGACGACTCGGCGTGGAACGGCCGGCTCGTCTACCGCTTCGGCGGCGGCTGCGGTGCCACCTTCGGCCAGGGCGAGGAGAGCGGTGCGGCCCTGGCCACCGACCTGTTGGCCGACGGCTACGCGGTGGCGGCCTCGTCGCTCACCACCTTCGCCACCGCCTGCAACGACGTCGTGGCCGCCGAGACCGTCATGGTGGCCAAGGAGCACTTCAGCGAGGCCTACGGCCTGCCCCGCTACACCATCGGCGAGGGCGGCTCCGGCGGCGCCATCCAACAGCTCCTCATCGCCCAGAACTACCCCGGCCTGCTCGACGCCGTCGCCCCGTCCATCCCCTTCCCCGACGCCATGAGCATCGCCGGCGGCGTGGCCGACTGCGGGCTCCTGGGCCGCTGGTACGGCGACGCCGGCACCGGCCTCGGCGGGCTGGGCGCCCTGCTCGAGCTGGCGCTCGGTGGCGGCACCAGCGCCGACCCGTCCGACGCCGCGGGCGAGGGCGCGGGTGAGGGCGCCGACCTCACCGACGAGCAGCGCCTGGCCATCAGCGGCTTCGCCTCCCCCACCACCTGCGCCTTCTGGCGGGCCACCTACCTGCAGAACATCGACCCGTCGGTCGGCTGCGCCGAAGCCCTCTTCGACGCCGGGCAGGAGTACGACCCCGACAGGAACCCCCGCGGCGTGCGCTGCACCCTGCAGGACTCCAACGTCAACCTCCTCGGCACCGACCGCGAGACCGGCTACGCCCTCAGCCCGCTCGACAACACCGGCGTGCAGTACGGGCTCGACGCCCTCAACGAGGGCGTGCTCTCCGTCGACGAGTTCCTCGACCTCAACGAGGGCATCGGCGGCTACGACGTCGACGGCAACTGGCAGCCCACCCGCACCCGTGCCTCCGACGAGGTGCTCGAGCGCGTCTACCGCGACGGACGCCTCACCGCCGGCAGCGCCACCGCCACCGGCGGAGCGCTCACCCACGACGGCGCCGGGGGCCTGGTCGACGTCCCCGTGCTGCTCATCGGCGTCTACAACGACCCCGTCGGCGACATCCACGACCGCCAACGCCTCTACGCCATCCGCGACCGCCTGGCCCTCCGCGACGGCACCGCCAACCCCAACCTCGTCATGTGGTCGAGGCCCGGCATCACCGATCTGGCCAGCCTCCTCGGTGCCGCCCTGGGCCACGACAACACCACCCTCGAAGCCGTCCGCCTCCTCGACGAGTGGCTCACCGACGCCGACGCCCTGGCCGCAGACTCCTACGGCGGCGTGGAGGCCGTCCCCCGCGCCGGCGACCCGTGGAGCGGCGCCTGGTCGCTCGTGCCCGCCGCGCCCGACACCGACCCTCCCCCCACCGCCGACTCGGCTGAGGCGGACGACTCGGGTGACGCGGATGACGCCCGGGCCCGCCCGAGCGCCGTGGCATCGCCCGACGAGATGCGAGCCATCTCGGTGCGCGCCGCCCTGCTGGCCGAGGCCCGCCCCGGCGACGGCGCCGACCGCTGCCGCCTCCCCGACGGCGCCGTGCTCACCGGGCCCGAGGCCTACGAGCTCGACGGCCCCTGCAACGAGGCCTTCCCCCTCCACGCCGACCCCCGCCAGCAGGCCGGGGCCCCGCTGGTGGGCACCACCATCGCCTGCACCCTCGTGCCGGCCGACGCCGCCTCCGACGTCTACGCCGTCGACTTCACCCCCGCCCAGGCCGAGCGCCTGGCCGCCATCTTCCCCGACGGCGTGTGCGACTGGACCGTCCCCGGCCGGGGCCAGCAACCCCTCGCCGGCCCCTGGCTCACCTACGAGTAG
- a CDS encoding TetR/AcrR family transcriptional regulator, which translates to MTRRGGASSGEPKTADVLLEVTIRLLGEHGEGGLRVEDVLSEAGASPSSLYHHYGNRDGLIEAARVIMFTRSVASDIEVLRTILDESETGSELLERILQVNRAVQDPNRAPRRRERLAILGSAADRPALWAALSEQQDNLTAVTAELIRDAQERGLMRSDLDARAVAYFIQAYTFGRVLSDVASEPVDPDEWMRVVDLVVSQWIVTDADTPTSPPRRRRRPAR; encoded by the coding sequence ATGACCAGGCGAGGTGGGGCTTCCAGCGGCGAGCCGAAGACGGCCGACGTGCTGTTGGAGGTGACCATCCGCCTGCTCGGCGAGCACGGTGAGGGCGGTCTGCGCGTCGAGGACGTGCTCAGCGAGGCCGGTGCGTCGCCCAGCTCGCTGTACCACCACTACGGCAACCGCGACGGGCTGATCGAGGCGGCCCGGGTGATCATGTTCACCCGATCGGTCGCGAGCGACATCGAGGTGCTGCGGACCATCCTCGACGAGTCCGAGACGGGATCGGAGCTGCTCGAGCGGATCCTGCAGGTCAACCGGGCCGTCCAGGATCCGAACCGCGCCCCGCGACGGCGCGAGCGCTTGGCCATCCTGGGCTCGGCGGCCGACCGGCCGGCGCTGTGGGCGGCGCTGAGCGAGCAGCAGGACAACCTCACCGCGGTGACCGCCGAGCTGATCCGAGACGCCCAGGAGCGGGGCCTGATGCGCTCGGACCTCGATGCGCGGGCGGTGGCCTACTTCATCCAGGCCTACACGTTCGGCAGGGTGCTGTCGGACGTGGCGAGCGAGCCGGTGGACCCCGACGAGTGGATGCGGGTGGTGGATCTCGTGGTGAGCCAGTGGATCGTCACCGACGCCGACACCCCGACGAGCCCCCCCCGCCGCCGCCGGCGCCCCGCTCGCTAG
- a CDS encoding LPXTG cell wall anchor domain-containing protein — translation MTKLTRSIAALAIVLAGIFAFAGTASAQEYSGATIETPPTAQVLGEVTTRCVGFPPDTAVDFTLNGAALGSVTTDGAGNCTFTFTMPAECGTYTLVATGGGVSRSSVINVPCPAPAPVAAGALPYTGGDSAPIAQLGIALLAVGALVTFAVRKRATA, via the coding sequence ATGACCAAGCTCACCCGTTCGATCGCCGCCTTGGCGATCGTGCTCGCCGGAATCTTCGCCTTCGCTGGCACCGCCAGCGCGCAGGAGTACTCCGGTGCCACCATCGAGACCCCGCCCACGGCGCAGGTCCTCGGTGAGGTCACCACCCGCTGCGTCGGCTTCCCGCCGGACACGGCCGTCGACTTCACCCTCAACGGTGCCGCTCTCGGTTCGGTCACCACCGACGGCGCCGGCAACTGCACCTTCACCTTCACCATGCCGGCCGAGTGCGGCACCTACACCCTCGTCGCCACCGGCGGCGGCGTGTCCCGCTCGTCGGTCATCAACGTGCCCTGCCCGGCTCCCGCTCCGGTCGCCGCTGGCGCCCTGCCCTACACCGGTGGCGACTCCGCCCCCATCGCCCAGCTCGGCATCGCCCTGCTGGCCGTCGGCGCCCTCGTCACCTTCGCGGTGCGCAAGCGAGCCACTGCCTGA
- a CDS encoding DUF4012 domain-containing protein → MTTPPDPRDPRFSGRPTAPGEGVGPDPGADRRDHDPGGHDLGDLFSDLVDEQRATAAAASAGGAGQDPEDEGDDWGDGGTAGDAGPGRGPSGPGTRARARRPSSPLARKLRELTPTLIAVVAAVSAIEAALSPARPVGLRAADVVWCALLGAGVVFAASRARRWALIWLGGVAAVVGIGGDATAKVSAVAALLLVGIVVFSDRRDRLTAALIGAFAVQALLRGPDYGFVGLPTLVGAAAVLPAVWSGYRMARTRERKVARRATYVVVAVVALASIGAAVAALESRTRLEAGEDQATNGLDLIRAGDTPAAAESFGLAALDFERASDRLEGPLTWAGRYVPVVGQHVDALRAVASAGGDLGDSAAITASTADYRTLTAEGGQVDLAQIVALQEPVADSATTVTGALDAVDSVRSPWLVGLVDDELDRFREELADVSQQTELAAEALAVAPALLGADGTARYFVAMSTPAESRDGGGFIGAFGLLDVTDGDLNLVETGNIGRLYPEGGFAAPYAFDPPPDWEERYGAYFVEVFVGNTGASPDWPTNRDVIGQLYPQTPAGTEIDGAIYADPAALAGLLRLTGPVEVEVEGETLTIGADNAEQFLLVEQYVRFDGDNPNRRELLSDVADATFSALTSRPLPGITDLTDVLGPLVEDGHLRVSVFDERPEAFFDRIGLSGRWSVPDGSDVLSVRSANLLANKIDTFLFRDIDVATVVDPETGALTSTITVALRNDAPADGLPRYILGNRNDLPFGTNRQVVTLHSPHRLDTVTVDGRPGGVQAQTEFGQPVYSTTVDVGPGATRTVVFELSGVVPSWPYRLEVLPQPTANPDQLTVRIEGAPDLGAAPQFEGPLGPPFSIGG, encoded by the coding sequence GTGACCACTCCCCCCGACCCCCGCGATCCCCGCTTCTCCGGCCGCCCCACGGCGCCTGGCGAGGGCGTTGGCCCCGACCCGGGCGCCGACCGCCGCGACCATGACCCGGGCGGCCACGACCTGGGCGACCTCTTCTCGGACCTCGTGGACGAGCAGCGGGCGACGGCGGCCGCCGCCTCCGCGGGGGGTGCAGGCCAGGACCCGGAGGACGAAGGCGACGACTGGGGCGACGGGGGAACGGCCGGCGACGCCGGACCGGGCCGGGGGCCGAGCGGACCGGGCACGAGAGCACGAGCCCGGCGGCCCAGCAGCCCCCTGGCCCGCAAGCTGCGCGAGCTGACCCCCACCCTCATCGCCGTGGTCGCCGCCGTCTCGGCCATCGAGGCCGCCCTGTCCCCCGCCCGTCCGGTGGGCCTGCGCGCCGCCGACGTGGTGTGGTGCGCCCTGCTCGGCGCCGGTGTCGTGTTCGCCGCCTCCCGGGCCCGGCGTTGGGCCCTCATCTGGTTGGGCGGCGTGGCGGCCGTGGTCGGCATCGGCGGCGACGCCACCGCCAAGGTCAGCGCCGTGGCCGCCCTGTTGCTGGTCGGCATCGTGGTGTTCTCCGACCGCCGTGACCGCCTCACCGCCGCCCTCATCGGCGCCTTCGCCGTGCAGGCCCTGCTGCGCGGCCCCGACTACGGCTTCGTGGGCCTCCCCACCCTCGTCGGCGCGGCCGCGGTGCTGCCCGCCGTGTGGTCCGGCTACCGCATGGCCCGCACCCGCGAACGCAAGGTCGCCCGCCGCGCCACCTACGTGGTGGTCGCCGTGGTCGCCCTGGCGTCGATCGGCGCCGCGGTGGCCGCCCTCGAGTCCCGCACCCGACTCGAAGCCGGTGAGGACCAGGCCACCAACGGCCTCGACCTGATCCGGGCCGGCGACACCCCGGCCGCGGCCGAGAGCTTCGGCCTGGCCGCCCTCGACTTCGAACGGGCCTCCGACCGCCTCGAGGGACCCCTCACCTGGGCCGGCCGCTACGTGCCCGTCGTCGGCCAGCACGTCGACGCCCTGCGCGCCGTGGCCTCCGCCGGCGGTGACCTCGGCGACAGCGCCGCCATCACCGCCTCCACCGCCGACTACCGCACCCTCACCGCCGAAGGCGGCCAGGTCGACCTGGCCCAGATCGTGGCCCTGCAGGAGCCGGTGGCCGACTCCGCCACCACCGTCACCGGCGCCCTCGACGCCGTCGACTCGGTGCGCTCCCCCTGGCTGGTCGGGCTGGTCGACGACGAGCTCGACCGCTTCCGCGAGGAGCTGGCCGATGTGTCCCAGCAGACCGAGCTGGCGGCCGAGGCCCTCGCCGTGGCCCCCGCCCTGCTCGGCGCCGACGGCACCGCCCGCTACTTCGTGGCCATGTCCACTCCGGCCGAGAGCCGGGACGGCGGCGGCTTCATCGGCGCCTTCGGCCTGCTCGACGTCACCGACGGCGACCTGAACCTGGTCGAGACCGGCAACATCGGCCGCCTCTACCCCGAGGGCGGTTTCGCCGCGCCCTACGCCTTCGACCCACCCCCCGACTGGGAGGAGCGCTACGGCGCCTACTTCGTCGAGGTCTTCGTGGGCAACACCGGCGCCAGCCCGGACTGGCCCACCAACCGCGACGTCATCGGCCAGCTCTACCCCCAGACGCCCGCCGGCACCGAGATCGACGGGGCCATCTACGCCGACCCCGCCGCCCTGGCCGGGCTGCTGCGCCTCACCGGCCCGGTGGAGGTGGAGGTCGAGGGCGAGACGCTCACCATCGGCGCCGACAACGCCGAGCAGTTCCTCCTCGTCGAGCAGTACGTGCGCTTCGACGGCGACAACCCGAACCGCCGCGAGCTGCTGAGCGACGTGGCCGACGCCACCTTCAGCGCCCTCACCTCCCGGCCCCTGCCCGGCATCACCGACCTCACCGACGTCCTCGGCCCCCTCGTCGAGGACGGCCACCTGCGCGTGTCGGTGTTCGACGAGCGACCCGAGGCCTTCTTCGACCGCATCGGCCTGTCGGGTCGGTGGTCGGTGCCCGACGGCTCCGACGTGCTCTCGGTGCGCTCGGCCAACCTGCTGGCCAACAAGATCGACACCTTCTTGTTCCGCGACATCGACGTGGCCACCGTCGTCGACCCCGAGACCGGCGCCCTCACCTCCACGATCACCGTCGCGCTGCGCAACGACGCCCCCGCCGACGGCCTCCCCCGCTACATCCTCGGCAACAGAAACGACCTGCCCTTCGGCACCAACCGCCAGGTGGTCACCCTCCACTCCCCCCACCGCCTCGACACCGTCACCGTCGACGGCCGGCCCGGTGGGGTGCAGGCCCAGACCGAGTTCGGCCAACCCGTGTACTCCACCACCGTCGACGTGGGCCCCGGCGCCACCCGCACCGTGGTGTTCGAGCTGTCCGGGGTGGTGCCGTCGTGGCCCTACCGCCTCGAGGTGCTCCCCCAGCCCACCGCCAACCCCGACCAGCTCACGGTGCGCATCGAAGGTGCCCCCGACCTGGGCGCGGCGCCGCAGTTCGAGGGCCCCCTCGGCCCCCCGTTCTCCATCGGCGGCTGA
- a CDS encoding DUF1269 domain-containing protein, which translates to MTQQLVVIAVDDPMKAQEMLMAAGRLAKDGKLGIDDAVVISKTADGRAHKLETTDMTPVEGGLGGAFWGLLFGTLLTGPVGGLVTGAVTGGAGALLAKIIDKGISDDFIKEMEGLLEPGHAALCLLTDFADNEAAVRELNRFDGKLIWSNLPPAVASEISAAMDEGADHAIPVTGTATTEGATTTADEGRASE; encoded by the coding sequence ATGACCCAGCAGCTCGTCGTGATCGCCGTCGACGACCCCATGAAGGCCCAGGAGATGTTGATGGCCGCCGGCCGCCTGGCCAAGGACGGCAAGCTCGGCATCGACGACGCCGTCGTCATCTCCAAGACCGCCGACGGCCGGGCCCACAAGCTGGAGACCACCGACATGACCCCCGTCGAAGGCGGCCTCGGCGGCGCCTTCTGGGGCCTGCTGTTCGGCACCCTGCTCACCGGCCCCGTCGGCGGCCTCGTCACCGGTGCCGTCACCGGCGGCGCCGGCGCCCTGCTGGCCAAGATCATCGACAAGGGCATCTCCGACGACTTCATCAAGGAGATGGAAGGTCTGCTCGAGCCCGGCCACGCCGCCCTGTGCCTGCTCACCGACTTCGCCGACAACGAAGCCGCGGTGCGCGAGCTCAACCGCTTCGACGGCAAGCTCATCTGGTCCAACCTCCCGCCCGCGGTGGCCTCCGAGATCAGCGCCGCCATGGACGAAGGCGCCGACCACGCCATCCCCGTCACCGGCACCGCCACCACCGAGGGCGCCACAACGACCGCCGACGAGGGCCGCGCCTCGGAGTGA
- a CDS encoding glycosyltransferase: MRVLRVSHSAVVGEWRRREAELRRLGVDVALVSAKAWDEGGRRVVLQPEPGVTGAHTWGRHPYRFVYDPRPVWRALRSGPIDELDVLDVHEEPAALATAEVLALEWLSRRLPGRGRRRGRARVCLYSAQNIAKRYPPPFRWFERWALRRADGVHSCNAEAGRIVVAKGFSGMVADLGLGVDPPRGAPPGASPAASGGESSSHSNGPLRVGYVGRLESFKGVDVAVRAVAAVADAELVVVGDGPERGALVALADRSGVADRVRFRGPVDHDDLGAVYAALDVVVVPSLETPAWVEQFGRVAVEAMASGVAVVVSDSGALPEVVGDGAEVVPWGDPDALAAVLARLAVDPTGRARLAAAGRARAGHFTWAAVAARHRALYDEVVA; encoded by the coding sequence GTGAGGGTGCTGCGGGTGTCGCACTCGGCGGTCGTGGGTGAGTGGCGTCGGCGGGAGGCCGAGCTGCGCCGCCTGGGGGTGGATGTGGCGCTGGTGTCGGCCAAGGCGTGGGACGAGGGCGGCCGCCGGGTGGTGCTGCAGCCCGAACCGGGGGTGACGGGGGCGCACACCTGGGGTCGCCATCCGTACCGGTTCGTGTACGACCCGCGGCCGGTGTGGCGGGCCCTGCGCTCGGGTCCGATCGACGAGCTCGACGTGCTCGACGTGCACGAGGAGCCGGCGGCCCTGGCCACGGCCGAGGTGCTGGCGCTGGAGTGGTTGTCGCGCCGCCTCCCCGGGCGGGGCCGTCGTCGGGGACGGGCCCGGGTGTGCCTCTACAGCGCCCAGAACATCGCCAAGCGCTATCCGCCGCCGTTCCGGTGGTTCGAGCGGTGGGCCCTGCGCCGGGCCGACGGCGTGCACAGCTGCAACGCCGAGGCCGGGCGGATCGTGGTGGCCAAGGGCTTCTCCGGGATGGTCGCCGACCTCGGCCTGGGCGTCGACCCGCCCCGTGGCGCCCCTCCCGGCGCGTCCCCCGCGGCGTCGGGCGGCGAGTCGTCGAGCCACTCGAACGGTCCGTTGCGGGTGGGCTACGTGGGGCGCCTCGAGTCCTTCAAGGGGGTGGACGTGGCCGTGCGGGCGGTGGCCGCCGTGGCCGACGCCGAGCTGGTGGTGGTGGGCGACGGCCCCGAGCGGGGCGCCCTGGTCGCCCTGGCCGACCGGTCGGGGGTGGCCGATCGGGTGCGGTTCCGGGGCCCGGTCGACCACGACGACCTGGGAGCGGTGTACGCCGCCCTCGACGTGGTCGTCGTCCCATCGCTGGAGACGCCGGCGTGGGTCGAGCAGTTCGGTCGGGTGGCGGTGGAGGCCATGGCCAGCGGGGTGGCGGTGGTGGTGTCCGACAGCGGTGCCCTGCCCGAGGTGGTGGGCGACGGGGCCGAGGTGGTGCCGTGGGGCGACCCCGACGCGTTGGCCGCGGTGCTGGCCCGCCTGGCCGTCGACCCGACCGGCCGGGCCCGGTTGGCCGCCGCCGGACGAGCCCGGGCCGGGCACTTCACCTGGGCGGCGGTGGCGGCACGCCACCGGGCCCTCTACGACGAGGTGGTGGCGTGA